In the genome of Benincasa hispida cultivar B227 unplaced genomic scaffold, ASM972705v1 Contig596, whole genome shotgun sequence, one region contains:
- the LOC120069801 gene encoding tubulin alpha-4 chain, with translation MRECISIHIGQAGIQVGNACWELYCLEHGIQPDGQMPSDTTVGGGDDAFNTFFSETGAGKHVPRAVFVDLEPTVIDEVRTGMYRQLFHPEQLISGKEDAANNFARGHYTIGKEIVDLCLDRIRKLADNCTGLQGFLVFNAVGGGTGSGLGSLLLERLSVDYGKKSKLGFTVYPSPQVSTSVVEPYNSVLSTHSLLEHTDVSVLLDNEAIYDICRRSLDIERPTYTNLNRLISQVISSLTASLRFDGALNVDVTEFQTNLVPYPRIHFMLSSYAPVISAEKAYHEQLSVAEITNSAFEPSSMMAKCDPRHGKYMACCLMYRGDVVPKDVNAAVATIKTKRTIQFVDWCPTGFKCGINYQPPTVVPGGDLAKVQRAVCMISNSTSVAEVFSRIDHKFDLMYAKRAFVHWYVGEGMEEGEFSEAREDLAALEKDYEEVGAESAEGDDDDQEEY, from the exons ATGAGGGAATGCATCTCGATTCACATCGGTCAGGCAGGGATTCAGGTCGGCAATGCATGCTGGGAACTGTACTGCCTTGAACATGGAATTCAG CCTGATGGTCAAATGCCGAGTGATACGACTGTAGGTGGAGGCGATGATGCGTTCAACACCTTCTTCAGTGAAACCGGTGCAGGGAAGCATGTTCCTCGTGCTGTTTTCGTCGATCTCGAGCCTACTGTCATTGATGAGGTGAGGACTGGAATGTATCGCCAATTGTTCCATCCTGAACAGCTAATCAGCGGCAAGGAAGATGCTGCCAACAACTTTGCTCGTGGCCATTATACCA TTGGCAAGGAGATTGTTGATCTCTGTTTGGATCGCATTAGAAAGCTCGCTGATAACTGCACTGGACTTCAAGGCTTCCTGGTGTTTAACGCTGTTGGTGGGGGTACTGGGTCTGGTCTTGGCTCCCTCCTTTTGGAGCGTTTGTCTGTTGACTATGGCAAGAAATCAAAGCTTGGTTTTACGGTGTATCCCTCCCCACAAGTTTCCACCTCTGTTGTTGAACCTTACAATAGTGTTCTTTCAACCCATTCCCTCCTTGAACATACAGATGTTTCTGTGCTTCTTGACAATGAGGCCATTTATGACATTTGTAGACGCTCCCTTGACATTGAACGACCCACATACACAAACCTCAACCGTCTCATCTCTCAG GTTATTTCATCCTTGACAGCCTCTCTACGGTTTGATGGAGCTCTAAATGTGGATGTCACTGAGTTCCAAACGAATTTAGTCCCTTACCCTAGAATCCACTTCATGCTTTCTTCCTATGCCCCAGTGATCTCTGCAGAGAAAGCATACCATGAACAGCTCTCTGTAGCGGAGATCACCAACAGTGCATTCGAGCCGTCTTCCATGATGGCCAAGTGCGATCCTCGCCATGGGAAGTACATGGCTTGCTGTCTGATGTATCGAGGAGACGTTGTGCCAAAGGACGTCAACGCCGCTGTTGCAACCATCAAAACCAAGCGCACGATCCAGTTTGTGGATTGGTGCCCCACAGGTTTCAAGTGCGGCATCAACTACCAGCCGCCAACTGTGGTTCCGGGCGGTGACCTTGCCAAAGTGCAGAGGGCTGTCTGTATGATCTCCAACTCAACGAGCGTGGCGGAGGTGTTCTCTCGCATAGACCACAAGTTTGATCTGATGTATGCGAAGAGGGCCTTCGTGCATTGGTATGTGGGGGAAGGCATGGAGGAGGGCGAGTTCTCTGAAGCTCGTGAGGATCTTGCGGCGCTCGAGAAGGATTATGAGGAAGTGGGGGCTGAGTCTGCTGAAGGTGATGATGATGATCAGGAGGAGTACTGA